A region of Fibrobacter succinogenes subsp. succinogenes S85 DNA encodes the following proteins:
- a CDS encoding M23 family metallopeptidase, translated as MSRKYYTIQIIPENTTGARKFRISNKQFVLFNVGLVLVAIILILFIVHIAKINKTLANYEKMRVHNAQLVKQNANYEEFFSRLDSLWIMENRIQNIFETFLENDSNKINSIIERNRFAHVPSAKNQIDFEGIHNWLTTDEKIRLERIPNVIPAVGIISKKFSYENKHLGIDISARKGNPVFASGSGKVTFAGNSGDLGNTIVIDHQNGYKSSYSHLKSIRTRRGANVTKGDVIGYVGDTGNTSGPHLHYSITKNNLPQDPETIFTY; from the coding sequence GTGAGTCGTAAGTATTACACCATCCAGATTATTCCGGAAAACACGACCGGTGCAAGAAAGTTCCGCATTTCGAACAAGCAATTTGTCTTGTTCAATGTCGGGCTTGTCCTTGTTGCCATCATACTTATTTTATTCATAGTCCACATTGCAAAAATCAACAAGACTCTCGCAAATTATGAAAAGATGCGCGTACACAACGCACAGCTCGTGAAGCAGAACGCGAACTACGAAGAGTTCTTCTCGAGACTTGATTCACTGTGGATCATGGAAAACCGAATCCAGAATATTTTCGAGACATTCCTTGAAAACGACTCCAACAAGATTAACAGCATTATAGAACGCAACCGATTTGCGCACGTGCCTTCAGCGAAAAACCAAATCGACTTCGAAGGGATACACAACTGGCTTACGACCGACGAAAAAATTCGCTTGGAACGCATCCCGAACGTCATCCCGGCCGTAGGTATCATCAGCAAAAAATTCTCGTATGAAAACAAGCACCTGGGAATTGACATTTCTGCACGCAAGGGGAACCCGGTCTTTGCATCGGGTAGCGGCAAGGTCACATTTGCAGGTAATAGCGGCGACCTTGGAAACACTATTGTCATCGACCACCAGAACGGTTACAAATCGTCTTATTCACACCTCAAGAGTATCAGAACCCGAAGAGGAGCGAATGTCACAAAAGGCGATGTTATCGGTTATGTAGGCGACACTGGCAACACGAGCGGTCCGCACTTGCATTATTCCATTACCAAGAATAACCTGCCGCAAGATCCGGAAACGATATTTACATACTAG
- a CDS encoding ParB/RepB/Spo0J family partition protein, whose product MGKQALGRGLSAIFKAHDVLGNSVDNAINNTGATENVNTDNQKIVEINIDLIDPNPFQPRKFFDDDELVELAETIEKHGLIQPIAVRKVGDRYQIISGERRTRASKLANCRTIKAQVYDNLDDKTMSEWALIENIQRVDLNPIEVAQSYQQLIDNHNYTHDDLAKTVGKSRSAITNALRLLKLPNQVQAWIQEGKLAGGAARALCSEKIADPEALAKRVIEEGLNVRQIEAIARGEDPFAQTRDEGETKEAEPENGASTPEEDEMPEVHGSEPRPKPELSADLKNFENRLETFFGTKVALNPNAKDQTRGTIVINYYSMDDLTRIQEIMDNR is encoded by the coding sequence ATGGGTAAACAAGCACTTGGTCGCGGTCTCTCTGCAATTTTTAAGGCACACGATGTTCTCGGCAACTCTGTCGATAACGCCATCAACAATACCGGAGCTACTGAAAACGTAAATACGGACAATCAGAAAATCGTCGAAATCAACATTGACTTGATTGACCCGAACCCGTTCCAGCCGCGCAAGTTCTTCGACGACGATGAACTTGTCGAACTTGCTGAAACCATCGAAAAGCACGGCCTTATCCAGCCGATTGCTGTCCGCAAGGTGGGCGACCGTTATCAAATCATCAGCGGTGAACGCCGTACTCGTGCATCGAAACTTGCCAACTGCAGAACCATCAAGGCTCAGGTTTACGACAATCTTGACGACAAGACCATGAGCGAATGGGCTCTCATCGAGAACATCCAGCGCGTGGACTTGAACCCGATTGAAGTGGCACAATCCTACCAGCAGTTGATCGACAACCACAACTACACGCACGACGACTTGGCCAAGACGGTCGGCAAGTCCCGTTCTGCCATCACGAACGCACTTCGTCTCTTGAAACTCCCGAACCAGGTGCAAGCCTGGATCCAAGAAGGCAAACTTGCAGGCGGTGCCGCCCGTGCTCTCTGCAGTGAAAAAATTGCAGACCCGGAAGCTCTCGCAAAGCGCGTCATCGAAGAAGGCTTGAACGTTCGCCAGATCGAAGCTATTGCCCGCGGTGAAGATCCGTTCGCCCAGACGAGAGACGAGGGAGAGACGAAAGAAGCTGAACCGGAAAATGGCGCATCTACTCCCGAAGAAGATGAAATGCCGGAAGTCCACGGCAGCGAACCGAGACCGAAGCCGGAACTCAGCGCTGACCTCAAGAACTTCGAAAACAGGCTCGAAACATTCTTCGGTACAAAGGTCGCACTCAACCCGAACGCCAAGGACCAGACTAGAGGCACCATCGTCATCAACTATTATTCCATGGACGACCTGACAAGAATCCAGGAAATAATGGACAATCGCTAA
- a CDS encoding bactofilin family protein, whose translation MASKNEQEFTQVGRSVQVNGDIAGKTDLRIAGKVYGNVFIDGELILEKLAIIEGDVKCGTAILAGAIKGNVECNGKLILQDNAKIIGNVKAEQLVINEGAIFQGACDMNETPAGKKEKQSTTSIK comes from the coding sequence ATGGCGAGCAAAAACGAACAGGAATTTACTCAAGTTGGTAGAAGTGTCCAGGTCAATGGAGATATTGCCGGAAAAACGGATTTGCGCATCGCCGGAAAGGTTTATGGAAACGTCTTTATTGACGGAGAACTGATTCTCGAAAAGCTTGCAATTATAGAAGGCGATGTCAAGTGTGGCACCGCTATTCTTGCAGGTGCTATCAAGGGAAATGTAGAATGCAACGGAAAGCTCATTCTACAGGACAATGCCAAAATAATCGGTAATGTAAAGGCAGAACAGCTCGTCATCAACGAAGGAGCCATCTTCCAGGGTGCTTGCGACATGAACGAAACGCCTGCAGGCAAGAAGGAAAAACAATCAACCACCTCTATTAAATAA
- a CDS encoding WYL domain-containing protein, giving the protein MISVSQKIKVASSHLLRSQMELDVEDYGLKGIGDLCNRILARYAEFSVPDTARLAMDDTLYKNIPPLQFSLSKTGESFANYANNLGKARNVKVAALCRYYFENYINLPRGKRECFIFRDDLNKLLNAIEKHVNVTLNYRGEVKNVSPCFLAFSPSQVRAYVVVCDGDTNKPIPSRFHSLRLCHIRGVAADLESKAYHCENFILSNQANLYREQFDPFLCHGQNIKVRFTEKGAERYNKLTTNRPKVIAMDNACGKTPAKMDCAEVRGAGDYTFECSEKLAKIYFPQFLDEAEILEPRELRLWFKEEFERAAKVYGGR; this is encoded by the coding sequence ATGATTAGCGTTTCTCAGAAAATTAAGGTGGCGTCATCGCATTTGTTGCGTAGCCAGATGGAGCTTGATGTTGAGGATTACGGGCTCAAGGGAATTGGCGACTTGTGCAACCGCATTCTTGCACGCTATGCAGAGTTCTCCGTGCCGGATACTGCACGGCTAGCGATGGATGATACTTTGTACAAAAATATTCCACCGCTCCAGTTTTCACTTTCCAAGACCGGCGAAAGTTTTGCGAATTATGCAAATAATTTGGGGAAAGCCCGTAACGTCAAGGTAGCGGCCCTTTGCCGATACTATTTTGAAAATTACATCAATCTCCCGCGTGGGAAGCGCGAATGTTTTATCTTTCGCGATGATTTGAATAAACTATTAAATGCCATTGAAAAGCATGTCAATGTGACGCTGAACTATCGTGGTGAAGTGAAAAATGTTTCGCCTTGCTTTTTAGCGTTTTCTCCATCGCAAGTGCGTGCCTATGTTGTTGTGTGCGATGGTGATACCAATAAGCCCATACCAAGTCGTTTCCATTCGTTGCGACTTTGCCATATCAGGGGAGTCGCTGCCGACTTGGAAAGCAAGGCTTATCATTGTGAAAATTTTATCCTCTCGAACCAGGCAAATCTTTATCGCGAACAATTTGACCCGTTCCTCTGTCACGGACAAAATATCAAAGTGCGTTTCACCGAGAAAGGTGCAGAACGATACAACAAGCTCACGACAAATCGCCCTAAAGTCATTGCGATGGATAATGCCTGCGGCAAGACACCCGCGAAAATGGATTGTGCAGAAGTCCGTGGTGCCGGTGATTACACTTTCGAATGCTCCGAGAAGCTCGCGAAAATTTACTTCCCGCAGTTCCTTGATGAAGCAGAAATCCTAGAACCGCGAGAACTCCGTCTCTGGTTCAAGGAAGAATTTGAGCGTGCCGCAAAAGTTTATGGCGGACGATAA
- a CDS encoding metallophosphoesterase family protein: protein MEKKVLKIGQISDAHIGDDDRLVQDIDVRKNFLTAYNSESMKDLDLLVLSGDLADNASTDAYSFIAGVIKDSKVPVCIIPGNHDNLEVMEKVFDLKDKVHNGKCYYRYDLDGRSIFFLDSADGTVSSDQLSWLEQETAKIDGEVLLFLHHPPCLCGHKFMDLRYSMKNIAEVQATLSKIKNLKHIFVGHYHSEMTIQLEDKTVYVTPSTQMQIDPNITVFCLSSAAPRWRLIEWGENFMETKVYFSNTP from the coding sequence ATGGAAAAGAAAGTACTCAAGATAGGTCAGATATCGGATGCGCACATCGGTGACGATGACCGCCTTGTGCAGGATATCGATGTTCGCAAGAATTTCCTTACGGCCTATAATTCCGAATCCATGAAGGATTTGGACCTTTTGGTGCTTTCTGGAGACTTGGCCGACAATGCGTCCACAGACGCCTATTCTTTCATTGCCGGTGTCATCAAGGACAGCAAGGTCCCGGTCTGCATTATTCCTGGAAATCACGACAATCTTGAAGTCATGGAAAAGGTCTTTGACTTGAAGGACAAGGTCCATAACGGAAAGTGCTATTACCGCTACGATCTCGACGGACGTTCGATTTTCTTCTTGGATAGTGCAGACGGCACGGTTTCGTCCGATCAGCTTTCATGGCTTGAGCAGGAGACGGCTAAAATTGATGGTGAAGTCCTGCTGTTCCTCCATCACCCGCCTTGCCTTTGCGGCCACAAGTTCATGGATTTGAGATATTCGATGAAGAATATTGCCGAAGTCCAGGCGACGCTTTCGAAGATTAAGAATCTTAAGCATATTTTTGTCGGGCATTACCACAGCGAGATGACTATCCAGCTTGAAGACAAGACTGTGTATGTCACGCCGTCGACGCAGATGCAGATTGACCCAAACATTACGGTATTTTGTCTGAGTTCGGCTGCACCGCGCTGGCGCCTGATAGAGTGGGGCGAAAATTTTATGGAAACAAAGGTTTATTTTTCAAATACCCCTTGA
- a CDS encoding M48 family metalloprotease: protein MLLYILLCLEIALRVAIEVRERRLTQLRGGVFAVLRLIPLVNDIVPLPENRREPQKTQFVEKHEEGHRVLRHSILRNLMKVAFLMVAVWFLAAMVTRWNSSFFEAILWLHLVAIPFRYFFNWYCWTQEFEADAYAFKEVGKQKAKAAMQELAECEIPYTKFFASIYREHPTVALRSQRMLKKVVGGR from the coding sequence ATGTTGTTATATATTTTACTTTGTCTTGAAATTGCGTTGCGTGTTGCGATTGAAGTTCGCGAACGCAGATTGACGCAGTTGCGTGGTGGCGTGTTTGCCGTGTTGCGGTTGATTCCGTTGGTAAACGATATTGTGCCGCTTCCGGAAAACCGCAGGGAACCGCAGAAAACTCAGTTTGTGGAAAAACACGAAGAGGGCCATCGCGTTTTGCGCCATTCAATTTTGCGTAACTTGATGAAGGTTGCATTTTTAATGGTGGCCGTGTGGTTCTTGGCGGCGATGGTCACTCGCTGGAATTCAAGCTTTTTCGAAGCGATTTTGTGGCTGCATTTAGTGGCGATTCCGTTCCGCTATTTTTTCAATTGGTATTGCTGGACTCAGGAGTTCGAAGCGGATGCGTATGCGTTTAAGGAAGTAGGGAAGCAGAAGGCGAAAGCTGCCATGCAGGAACTTGCCGAATGCGAAATCCCGTACACGAAATTTTTTGCATCAATTTACAGGGAACATCCGACCGTCGCATTACGCAGCCAGAGAATGCTTAAGAAAGTAGTAGGCGGGCGGTGA
- a CDS encoding 16S rRNA (guanine(527)-N(7))-methyltransferase RsmG encodes MSYRTNKAQQDLLNQFLSGHGVQLSEETLDKLYQFADLVVDTKEYGNLISAKDSEKFLSRHIADSLVPFVFLGKTLSTQDDTVRWADMGAGAGCPVFPLAIAMPNVQFYAVEPRHMRVNFMQMVKEKLHLDNLTVVGKRFETSGLTDLDFISCRALSTFENDWERAQAGLKRGGVFVTLKSFNNIAHLENDPKVHIQKYELPEEEQVYALVTRGNNE; translated from the coding sequence TTGAGTTATAGAACTAACAAAGCGCAGCAAGATCTTTTGAACCAGTTCCTTTCGGGACATGGCGTGCAGCTGTCCGAAGAGACTCTCGACAAGCTTTACCAGTTTGCAGACTTGGTGGTGGACACCAAGGAATATGGTAACTTGATTTCGGCAAAGGATTCTGAAAAGTTTTTAAGCAGGCACATTGCCGACTCTCTCGTTCCCTTTGTGTTTTTAGGAAAAACACTGTCCACTCAGGATGACACTGTACGCTGGGCAGATATGGGTGCTGGAGCAGGTTGCCCAGTTTTTCCGCTTGCAATTGCCATGCCGAACGTGCAGTTCTATGCTGTCGAACCACGCCACATGCGCGTGAACTTTATGCAGATGGTCAAGGAAAAGCTCCACTTGGACAACTTGACCGTCGTCGGCAAGCGCTTTGAAACTTCCGGCCTCACCGACCTTGATTTTATCAGCTGCCGCGCCCTCTCGACTTTTGAAAACGACTGGGAACGCGCCCAGGCAGGTCTCAAGCGTGGTGGTGTTTTTGTCACGCTGAAGAGCTTCAACAATATTGCCCATTTGGAAAACGATCCGAAAGTGCATATCCAGAAGTATGAACTTCCAGAAGAAGAACAGGTGTACGCTCTAGTCACCCGAGGTAATAATGAGTAA
- a CDS encoding fibrobacter succinogenes major paralogous domain-containing protein, producing MSIMVMPKKPAQPQTNSNETPKRSAAEMGTFVDTRDGTEYKTCKIGKQVWLAENLKFELDSDDCVAYDDDYQYFDKYGYLYSENGLEEAIPEGWHLPTRKEWETMIRFAKKDSRCKDVLSVIASDEWIKSSSDKYGFSMVAGGMRDCGDDFDLLDFSAHFWCVENERRYSSVSFEDGVDEIDDEEVPCYASVRLIKDEE from the coding sequence ATGTCCATAATGGTTATGCCCAAGAAGCCCGCCCAGCCGCAAACAAACAGCAATGAAACTCCTAAAAGATCCGCCGCAGAAATGGGGACTTTCGTCGACACGCGCGATGGTACCGAATACAAGACTTGCAAAATCGGTAAGCAAGTATGGCTCGCCGAAAACCTGAAATTTGAATTGGATTCCGATGACTGCGTAGCCTATGATGATGACTACCAGTATTTTGACAAATATGGTTATCTGTATAGCGAGAATGGTTTAGAAGAAGCAATTCCCGAGGGATGGCACTTGCCGACAAGAAAGGAATGGGAAACGATGATTCGCTTTGCCAAAAAGGATTCCCGCTGCAAGGATGTCCTAAGCGTTATCGCATCGGATGAATGGATCAAGTCAAGTTCCGACAAGTACGGCTTCTCCATGGTCGCGGGCGGAATGCGCGATTGCGGTGACGACTTTGACTTACTTGACTTTTCAGCTCACTTCTGGTGCGTTGAAAACGAAAGGCGTTACAGTAGCGTATCTTTCGAAGATGGCGTTGACGAAATCGATGATGAGGAAGTCCCCTGTTACGCTTCCGTCCGATTAATTAAGGACGAAGAATAA
- a CDS encoding DUF4954 family protein: MATSVENFKAIKSATGKYRPMTAFEIQILEKNGNNCDDWSKVLVEPDFDPNRIFRSSFMGDVRLPKFFGTLLLPGDISVATGIYDCMVHNCIIENALIYKVSTLSNVLVRSSAVVQNVGTLVSSGKINYMVGSSINVGNEMGGREVLVFPELTTELVDLQLFHKAEQSVQDSFTEMLSTYRSELALPFGIVGKGAVVSNTNIIRNSWIGAHSRIEGAAKIRNSIIMSSLEESSHVYDSVILENTNVQMGVKVHTGAEVQSSVLMSRCKVGCKAIVKSSIIAPCCHIEEGEVNSSYMGPMTQMHHHSLLIAALWPEGCGNLGYGANVGSNHTGRMPDQEVMPGQGMFFGLGVNIKFPSNFRESPFTLIASGLTTLPQRLKFPFSLIHAGDPQLVGVAPRLNEIVPGWNYAKNTYALDRNAYKYAIRGKGIVPSTFYSIYNPETARLVFDAYNRLQVSKVKDVYTKSDIDGLGENFLRERVRQNAIKTYGEYLERYVLDLMLTLVEGDESLSKQSPRELRKLLGDTNKEIARVVTLPETMDDLIKRYRQLDKEWFDSVSHGLDRDNERGRKIFDDYDSAHPVDKGFVEWEKARFEESVKRLNAIVKNLA; this comes from the coding sequence TTGGCTACTTCGGTCGAAAATTTTAAGGCCATCAAATCAGCGACTGGCAAGTACCGTCCGATGACGGCTTTTGAAATCCAGATTTTGGAGAAAAACGGGAACAATTGCGACGACTGGTCAAAGGTACTGGTTGAACCTGACTTTGACCCGAACCGCATTTTCCGTTCAAGTTTTATGGGCGATGTGCGCCTCCCGAAATTCTTTGGCACGCTCCTCTTGCCGGGCGATATTTCGGTCGCTACAGGTATTTACGATTGCATGGTCCACAACTGCATTATCGAGAACGCCTTGATTTACAAGGTCTCGACGTTGAGCAATGTACTTGTGCGCAGTAGCGCGGTTGTGCAGAATGTAGGAACGCTTGTCAGTAGCGGCAAGATCAATTACATGGTCGGTTCGTCTATCAACGTGGGTAACGAGATGGGTGGCCGTGAGGTGCTGGTGTTCCCGGAACTCACGACGGAGCTTGTTGACTTGCAGTTGTTCCACAAGGCAGAACAGAGCGTCCAGGATTCGTTTACTGAAATGCTCAGCACGTACAGGTCTGAACTTGCGCTGCCGTTTGGAATTGTGGGGAAGGGCGCAGTCGTTTCGAATACGAACATTATCCGCAATAGCTGGATTGGTGCGCATTCCCGCATTGAGGGTGCTGCGAAGATTCGCAATTCCATCATCATGAGTTCTCTCGAAGAATCAAGCCACGTTTACGATTCCGTGATTCTCGAAAATACGAATGTGCAGATGGGCGTTAAGGTGCATACGGGCGCTGAAGTCCAGAGCTCCGTGCTCATGAGTCGCTGCAAGGTCGGTTGCAAGGCAATTGTGAAGTCGTCTATCATTGCACCGTGCTGCCATATCGAAGAAGGTGAAGTCAATAGTTCTTACATGGGACCGATGACGCAGATGCACCATCATTCGCTTTTGATTGCAGCGCTTTGGCCGGAAGGCTGTGGCAACTTGGGCTACGGTGCAAACGTCGGTAGCAATCACACGGGCCGCATGCCGGACCAGGAAGTAATGCCTGGTCAGGGAATGTTCTTCGGTCTTGGCGTGAATATCAAGTTCCCGTCGAATTTCCGTGAGTCTCCGTTTACTTTGATTGCAAGTGGACTCACGACTTTGCCGCAACGACTCAAGTTCCCGTTCTCGCTGATCCATGCGGGCGACCCGCAGCTGGTGGGTGTGGCTCCGCGCCTCAACGAAATTGTGCCGGGCTGGAACTATGCAAAGAACACGTATGCGCTCGATCGCAATGCGTACAAGTACGCTATCCGCGGTAAAGGCATTGTGCCGTCTACGTTCTACTCGATTTACAATCCTGAAACGGCTCGCTTGGTGTTTGATGCGTACAACCGCTTGCAGGTGAGCAAGGTCAAAGACGTTTATACGAAATCTGATATTGACGGTCTTGGTGAAAACTTCTTGCGCGAACGCGTGAGACAGAATGCTATCAAGACGTATGGTGAATATCTGGAACGTTATGTGCTCGATCTGATGCTTACGCTTGTGGAAGGCGACGAATCGCTTTCAAAGCAGTCTCCGCGCGAATTGCGTAAACTGCTTGGCGATACGAATAAGGAAATTGCGCGTGTCGTGACTCTCCCCGAGACGATGGATGATTTAATCAAGCGTTACAGACAACTTGACAAGGAATGGTTTGATAGCGTAAGTCATGGCCTGGATCGCGATAATGAACGCGGTCGCAAGATTTTTGATGATTACGATAGCGCCCATCCGGTGGACAAGGGATTCGTGGAGTGGGAAAAAGCCCGCTTTGAAGAATCGGTCAAGCGTTTAAATGCTATTGTGAAAAATCTCGCATAG
- a CDS encoding glycosyltransferase, with amino-acid sequence MKVLVIGSVYPRFQEDAEVPWLRTSIAHLKKAGVEIQVLAPAYKGLKSHDIDGTHVNRFRYAPASWEILTHEEGAPSKMASKPWLQLLAIPYIINGFFQCIRICRKWRPDVIHAHWPFPHAYIALGAAKLFKIPLVLNFHGAELLLIRKKKWVKPLLKFAIGQAQAIFANSSFTAGKIKALRNVDVEWSPYGTTLETSRLQGECRNGKFKILFVGRHIERKGICYLIEAAKYLPRDKFEIRIVGVGDLTEQLKQQAALLDERQKTKDERGAEIIFTGKLSPEDLANEYRTANVFTLPAIVDHKGDTEGLGVVLIEAMELGLPIVASNVGGIPDVVVNGESGILVPEKDPVALANAFKRLEADPTLIQKLLAGARKRIDKCFTWDGIIERQVEVYKKVVDSRK; translated from the coding sequence ATGAAAGTCCTCGTCATAGGCTCCGTCTATCCAAGATTTCAAGAAGATGCCGAAGTTCCCTGGCTGCGCACTTCCATCGCGCATTTGAAAAAAGCGGGCGTTGAAATCCAGGTACTCGCTCCTGCATACAAAGGACTCAAGAGCCACGACATTGACGGAACGCACGTGAACCGCTTCCGTTACGCACCCGCAAGCTGGGAAATCCTCACGCACGAAGAAGGCGCCCCAAGCAAGATGGCCTCCAAGCCATGGTTGCAACTGCTCGCCATCCCTTACATCATCAACGGATTTTTTCAGTGCATCAGGATTTGCCGCAAGTGGCGCCCTGACGTGATTCACGCGCACTGGCCGTTTCCGCACGCTTACATTGCACTCGGTGCGGCCAAGCTTTTTAAAATTCCGCTCGTACTGAACTTCCATGGTGCAGAACTCCTGCTCATCCGCAAAAAGAAGTGGGTCAAACCGCTCCTGAAATTTGCCATCGGACAGGCTCAGGCGATCTTTGCAAACTCAAGTTTCACCGCCGGAAAAATCAAGGCGCTCCGCAACGTAGACGTTGAATGGAGTCCGTACGGAACTACGCTAGAGACGAGTAGGTTGCAAGGTGAGTGTCGCAACGGCAAATTCAAAATTCTCTTTGTCGGGCGGCACATCGAACGCAAGGGAATCTGCTACCTCATCGAAGCCGCGAAATACCTGCCCAGAGACAAGTTCGAAATCCGCATTGTCGGTGTCGGTGACTTGACCGAACAGCTTAAGCAGCAAGCAGCTTTATTAGACGAGAGACAAAAGACGAAAGACGAGAGAGGGGCCGAAATCATTTTCACGGGAAAGCTTTCTCCTGAAGATCTCGCAAACGAATACCGCACGGCAAACGTCTTTACGCTACCGGCCATCGTTGATCACAAGGGTGACACCGAAGGACTCGGGGTCGTGCTCATCGAAGCGATGGAACTTGGACTGCCGATTGTTGCAAGCAATGTCGGTGGCATCCCGGATGTCGTTGTCAATGGAGAGTCCGGAATTCTCGTTCCTGAAAAAGACCCTGTTGCACTTGCCAATGCCTTCAAGCGTCTCGAAGCAGACCCGACATTGATTCAAAAACTCCTTGCCGGCGCCCGCAAACGCATTGACAAATGCTTCACCTGGGACGGCATCATCGAACGCCAGGTTGAAGTGTACAAGAAAGTAGTAGACAGTAGGAAGTAG
- a CDS encoding ParA family protein, with product MSKIIAICNQKGGVGKTTTAVNLAASFAALEKKTLLLDMDPQGNASQGLGFMESQDMDIHEILDMAGNPDNLTLENIKPAILDTSLEYLKVITSGPDLAVMEIELVNAMSRERRLERVMNVLKQEFDFIIIDAPPSLNLLTINTLTAATSVLIPVQCEYYALQGMTELFKTIREVQKNLNSNLKIEGALLTMYDSRLSLSKQVAEEVRENLSDTVFQTMIPRNVKLSEAPSHGKPVILYDVQSTGSQSYMKLAEEILNKEK from the coding sequence ATGAGTAAAATTATCGCCATATGCAACCAAAAAGGTGGCGTCGGTAAAACTACTACGGCCGTGAACTTGGCCGCGAGTTTTGCAGCCCTTGAAAAGAAGACACTTCTTTTAGACATGGACCCGCAGGGTAATGCCTCTCAAGGTCTCGGTTTCATGGAATCCCAGGACATGGATATCCACGAAATTCTGGACATGGCTGGTAATCCGGACAATCTCACGCTCGAAAATATCAAGCCCGCCATCTTGGACACGTCGCTTGAATACCTCAAGGTCATCACTTCTGGACCGGACCTTGCCGTCATGGAAATTGAACTTGTCAACGCCATGAGCCGCGAACGCAGACTCGAACGCGTGATGAACGTTCTCAAGCAGGAGTTCGATTTTATCATCATCGACGCTCCTCCGAGCCTGAACTTACTCACAATTAATACACTGACGGCCGCAACAAGCGTGCTCATTCCGGTGCAGTGTGAATATTATGCATTGCAAGGTATGACTGAACTTTTCAAGACCATCCGTGAAGTCCAGAAGAATCTGAACTCCAACTTGAAAATCGAAGGCGCCCTCCTCACGATGTACGATTCCCGTCTGAGCCTTTCAAAGCAGGTCGCTGAAGAAGTTCGCGAGAACTTGAGCGACACCGTTTTCCAGACGATGATCCCGCGCAACGTGAAACTCTCCGAAGCCCCGTCCCATGGCAAGCCGGTCATCCTTTACGATGTACAGAGCACAGGCTCGCAGTCGTACATGAAGCTCGCCGAAGAAATACTGAATAAGGAAAAATAG
- a CDS encoding lecithin retinol acyltransferase family protein: MHFAAPNGDMDAEKAYIHETTLSHFSEGSDIHIMTFNEEYESGSVLRNFFKGDEYELQSPRQTVARARSMLGRKGIDNAGYNVLFNNCEDFAIWCKTNVAESKQVNELLNPFFPF, translated from the coding sequence ATTCATTTCGCCGCACCCAATGGTGATATGGATGCTGAAAAAGCCTACATACACGAAACCACCCTCAGCCACTTTAGCGAAGGGTCTGATATACATATAATGACATTCAACGAAGAATATGAATCTGGAAGCGTATTGAGAAATTTCTTCAAAGGCGACGAATACGAGCTTCAATCTCCACGACAAACCGTCGCTCGTGCAAGATCAATGCTCGGTCGCAAAGGAATAGACAACGCTGGATACAATGTACTCTTCAATAACTGCGAAGATTTTGCAATATGGTGCAAAACGAACGTTGCCGAAAGCAAGCAGGTCAACGAACTATTAAATCCGTTCTTCCCATTTTAA